Proteins found in one Abyssibius alkaniclasticus genomic segment:
- the kynU gene encoding kynureninase, whose protein sequence is MTTDFTKTRELFHIPEGMIYLDGNSLGPLPKAAKARVASMMADEWGELLITGWNKAAWMAQANTLGDMIAPLIGAPAGSVTIGDTLTIKVFQALAAALELNPNRKVVLSDNGNFPADLYMARGLIDSLKQGHELRVVNPEDVAANIGPDVAVLMLTEVDYRTGRKHDMAALSKAAHDAGAVVMWDLAHSAGALPVDIAGCNAEFAVGCTYKYLNGGPGAPAFIYVRPDLANTVRPALSGWLGHAAPFDFDLDYRPAAGISRMRIGTPPVIQMAALETALAAWQGVDMHDLRAQSIALADLFIAEVERQCPDLTLASPRNGAERGSQVSFAYENGFATMQALIARGVIGDFRAPDKMRFGFAPLYNTADEVRRAAAILAEILQTRAWDRPEFKQRGAVT, encoded by the coding sequence ATGACCACCGATTTTACCAAAACCCGCGAATTGTTCCACATTCCCGAGGGGATGATTTATCTCGACGGCAATTCGCTCGGCCCGCTGCCCAAGGCCGCCAAGGCGCGTGTGGCCAGCATGATGGCCGATGAATGGGGCGAATTGCTGATAACCGGCTGGAACAAGGCGGCGTGGATGGCGCAGGCCAACACGCTTGGCGATATGATCGCACCCTTGATCGGCGCACCGGCAGGCAGTGTGACAATTGGCGATACGCTGACCATCAAGGTCTTTCAGGCGCTGGCCGCGGCTTTGGAATTGAACCCAAACCGCAAGGTTGTGCTTAGCGACAATGGCAACTTTCCGGCCGATCTTTATATGGCGCGCGGGCTGATCGACAGTTTGAAACAGGGCCATGAATTGCGGGTGGTGAACCCCGAAGACGTGGCCGCCAATATCGGGCCGGATGTGGCGGTGCTGATGCTGACCGAGGTCGATTATCGCACCGGCCGCAAGCACGATATGGCCGCGCTGAGCAAGGCCGCCCATGATGCCGGCGCGGTGGTGATGTGGGATCTGGCACATTCCGCTGGGGCTTTGCCCGTTGATATTGCGGGCTGCAACGCCGAATTTGCGGTTGGCTGCACGTATAAATACCTTAATGGCGGGCCGGGCGCGCCGGCCTTTATTTACGTGCGCCCCGATCTGGCCAACACAGTCCGCCCGGCGCTTTCGGGCTGGCTGGGGCACGCGGCGCCGTTTGACTTTGACCTGGACTATCGCCCGGCGGCAGGCATTTCGCGAATGCGCATCGGCACGCCGCCGGTTATCCAGATGGCGGCGCTTGAAACTGCGCTGGCCGCCTGGCAGGGCGTGGATATGCACGATCTGCGCGCGCAATCCATTGCGCTGGCCGATCTGTTCATTGCCGAGGTGGAGCGGCAATGCCCTGACCTGACCCTTGCCTCGCCGCGCAACGGGGCGGAACGCGGCTCGCAGGTTTCCTTTGCCTATGAAAACGGGTTTGCCACTATGCAGGCGCTGATCGCGCGCGGCGTGATCGGCGATTTTCGCGCGCCCGACAAAATGCGCTTTGGCTTTGCGCCGCTTTACAACACAGCCGATGAAGTGCGCCGCGCCGCCGCCATTCTGGCCGAAATTCTGCAAACCCGCGCCTGGGACAGGCCCGAATTCAAACAGCGGGGCGCGGTCACATGA
- a CDS encoding ABC transporter substrate-binding protein, translated as MKNKLLGVALGAMVAAGAVQAEPLKVGMITTLSGGGASLGIDVRDGFLLAIEMAGAGDMVEVIVEDDQQKPDVAVQLADKLLQSDQVDIMTGIIWSNLAMAVVPSVTAQGYFYLSPNAGPSALAGAGCSENYFNVAWQNDNLHEAAGAYANSAGYTNSFIMAPNYPAGTDALTGYKRFYEGNIAAEVYTQLGQTDYAAEIAQIRASGADSVFFFLPGGMGIAFMKQYAQSGVDIPLIGPAFSFDQNILQAVGDAALGVRNTAQWSPDLDNAANTAFVAAYIDAYGRVPSLYSSQGFDTANLLLSAMAVADISDMDAFRTALEAADFASTRGDFAFGPNHHPIQDIYVREVVMDGDIFTNRIVGVALEDRGDAYAAECSM; from the coding sequence ATGAAAAACAAATTGTTAGGAGTTGCGCTTGGCGCAATGGTTGCAGCGGGGGCCGTGCAGGCCGAACCGCTGAAAGTGGGCATGATCACCACGCTTTCGGGTGGCGGTGCCTCGCTTGGCATTGATGTGCGCGACGGGTTCCTGCTGGCCATCGAAATGGCCGGCGCGGGCGATATGGTGGAAGTTATCGTTGAAGACGACCAGCAAAAACCCGATGTCGCCGTGCAACTGGCCGACAAGCTTTTGCAAAGCGATCAGGTTGACATCATGACCGGAATCATCTGGTCAAACCTTGCAATGGCGGTTGTGCCCAGCGTGACCGCGCAGGGGTATTTCTATCTGTCGCCCAATGCCGGCCCCTCGGCGCTGGCCGGGGCCGGGTGCAGCGAGAATTACTTCAACGTTGCCTGGCAGAACGATAACCTGCACGAAGCGGCCGGTGCCTATGCCAATTCGGCAGGCTATACAAACAGCTTCATCATGGCCCCGAACTATCCGGCGGGCACCGATGCGCTGACCGGCTACAAGCGGTTCTATGAAGGCAATATTGCCGCCGAGGTGTATACCCAGCTTGGCCAAACCGACTATGCCGCCGAAATTGCGCAAATTCGTGCCAGCGGTGCCGATAGCGTGTTCTTCTTTCTGCCCGGTGGCATGGGCATCGCCTTCATGAAGCAATATGCGCAATCGGGTGTGGATATTCCGCTGATCGGCCCGGCTTTCAGCTTCGATCAGAATATTCTGCAAGCCGTGGGCGATGCCGCCCTTGGTGTGCGCAACACCGCGCAATGGTCGCCCGACCTTGATAATGCAGCCAACACAGCCTTTGTTGCGGCTTATATCGATGCCTATGGCCGCGTGCCGTCGCTCTATTCCAGCCAGGGGTTTGACACGGCCAACCTGCTGCTTTCGGCAATGGCTGTGGCCGATATCTCGGATATGGATGCCTTCCGCACGGCGCTTGAGGCCGCCGATTTTGCCTCGACCCGGGGCGATTTTGCCTTTGGCCCGAACCACCACCCCATTCAGGACATTTATGTGCGTGAAGTGGTGATGGATGGCGACATCTTCACCAACCGCATTGTGGGTGTGGCGCTGGAAGACCGTGGCGACGCCTATGCCGCCGAATGCAGCATGTAA
- a CDS encoding Lrp/AsnC ligand binding domain-containing protein: MNCVFIQLRCKPGKTYEVAEAVYAREITSELYSTSGDYDLLAKVYIPKDEDVGKYINDHLLDIPNIERSLTTLTFRAF; encoded by the coding sequence ATGAACTGCGTCTTCATTCAATTGCGGTGCAAACCGGGCAAAACCTATGAGGTGGCCGAGGCGGTTTATGCGCGCGAAATCACATCAGAGCTTTATTCTACCAGTGGCGATTATGACCTGCTGGCCAAGGTCTACATTCCCAAGGACGAGGATGTAGGCAAGTATATCAACGACCATCTGCTCGATATTCCCAATATCGAGCGGTCGTTGACAACGCTAACCTTTCGGGCGTTCTGA
- a CDS encoding ABC transporter ATP-binding protein, with translation MGEPVLDIRALTKSFGALVASDNVSLTIMPGEIHALIGPNGAGKSTLIKQIMGELAPDSGQVLFNGQDVSQFSAVKRARAGMARSFQVSAVAPEFSVLQNAMLAVQGQSTRSFRFFKPAMKDRSLTEPALEVLKRVGLEARANQPAGDLSHGQRRQLEIALALALKPRLFLLDEPMAGMGPEGGARLTDFLSDLRQTAPILLVEHDMDAVFSLADRISVLVYGRIIASGTVAEIRANPQVREAYLGAEAGA, from the coding sequence ATGGGTGAACCGGTTCTCGACATTCGCGCCCTGACCAAGAGCTTTGGCGCGTTGGTGGCCAGCGACAATGTATCGCTGACCATCATGCCCGGCGAAATTCATGCGCTGATCGGCCCCAATGGCGCGGGAAAATCAACCCTGATCAAGCAGATCATGGGCGAACTGGCGCCGGATTCCGGGCAGGTGCTGTTCAACGGGCAGGATGTAAGCCAGTTTTCGGCCGTAAAACGCGCGCGCGCGGGCATGGCGCGCAGTTTTCAGGTATCGGCGGTGGCCCCGGAATTTTCGGTGCTGCAAAATGCCATGCTGGCGGTGCAGGGGCAAAGCACGCGCAGCTTTCGGTTTTTCAAACCGGCCATGAAAGACCGCAGCCTGACCGAACCCGCATTGGAGGTGCTAAAGCGCGTCGGGCTTGAGGCGCGTGCCAACCAACCCGCAGGCGACCTTAGCCACGGGCAGCGGCGGCAGTTGGAAATTGCGCTGGCTTTGGCGCTGAAGCCCAGGCTGTTCCTGCTCGATGAACCTATGGCCGGCATGGGGCCGGAGGGCGGTGCGCGGCTCACCGACTTTTTGTCGGATCTTCGCCAAACCGCGCCTATCCTGCTTGTGGAACATGATATGGATGCGGTGTTTTCACTGGCCGACCGGATTTCGGTGCTGGTCTATGGCCGCATCATCGCCAGCGGCACGGTGGCCGAAATTCGCGCCAACCCGCAGGTGCGCGAAGCCTATCTGGGTGCGGAGGCGGGGGCATGA
- a CDS encoding branched-chain amino acid ABC transporter permease, with amino-acid sequence MTTALFIEQLLNGLQFGVMLFLMAAGLTLVFGVMGLINLAHGSLYMVGAFACAGVAAATGSFWLGLVAALAAAAAAGALVEVFVIRRLYTRDHLDQVLATFALILMFSEGTRYVFGSFPLYLDVPPVLAGAVMLPGGIQYPAYRLAIILAGFAVALGLYLLIHRTRLGIRIRAGEADREMIAALGVNIRVLYTVVFALGAGLAGLAGALVGAIQSVQVGMGEPVLIMAFVVIVIGGIGSIKGALVGALLVGVTDTLGRAMLPMLFGLFMDPSSATGIGSALASMLIYMLMAAVLLWRPRGLFGVA; translated from the coding sequence GTGACAACCGCACTTTTCATTGAACAATTGCTGAACGGTCTGCAATTCGGCGTGATGCTGTTCTTGATGGCCGCCGGCCTGACGCTGGTTTTCGGCGTGATGGGGCTGATCAACCTTGCGCATGGCTCGCTTTACATGGTTGGGGCTTTTGCCTGTGCGGGGGTTGCTGCGGCGACCGGCTCGTTCTGGCTGGGGCTGGTGGCGGCGCTGGCCGCGGCTGCGGCGGCGGGCGCATTGGTCGAGGTTTTCGTCATACGCCGCCTTTATACGCGCGACCATCTGGACCAGGTTCTTGCGACTTTCGCACTGATCCTTATGTTTTCGGAAGGCACGCGCTATGTCTTCGGCTCCTTCCCGCTCTATCTGGATGTGCCGCCCGTTCTGGCGGGGGCGGTCATGCTGCCCGGTGGCATCCAATACCCGGCCTATCGGCTGGCGATTATTCTGGCCGGGTTTGCCGTGGCACTTGGGCTTTACCTGCTGATACATCGCACACGGCTTGGCATTCGCATTCGCGCGGGCGAGGCTGATCGGGAGATGATTGCCGCGCTTGGCGTCAATATCCGCGTGCTTTACACCGTGGTTTTCGCGCTTGGCGCGGGGCTGGCGGGGCTGGCGGGCGCGCTTGTCGGGGCCATCCAGTCGGTTCAGGTGGGCATGGGCGAACCCGTGCTGATCATGGCCTTTGTGGTAATCGTGATCGGCGGCATCGGCTCCATCAAGGGCGCGCTTGTGGGGGCGCTGCTTGTGGGCGTAACCGATACGCTGGGCCGCGCGATGCTGCCCATGCTCTTCGGGCTGTTCATGGATCCGTCAAGCGCCACCGGTATTGGCTCGGCACTGGCCTCGATGCTGATTTACATGCTGATGGCGGCGGTTCTTCTGTGGCGGCCCCGTGGCCTGTTCGGGGTAGCATGA
- the kynA gene encoding tryptophan 2,3-dioxygenase, with amino-acid sequence MSSYDPAREGAEMAFDGKMSYSDYLGLGDILGAQHPRTDSHDEMLFIIQHQTSELWMRLAIHELTAARHALRADEVQPAFKMLSRVARIFEQLNNAWDVLRTMTPSEYTDFRDKLGQSSGFQSYQYRLIEFMLGNRNHAMLRPHAHRADLSKLLQDELAKPSLYDEAIALLARRGFAIPDEVLNRDITQPHSPHDAVMAAWAEVYRHPKTHWALYELAEKLVDFEDYFRRWRFNHVTTVERVIGFKRGTGGTGGVSYLRRMLEVELFAELWHVRTIL; translated from the coding sequence ATGAGCAGCTATGACCCAGCGCGCGAAGGCGCTGAAATGGCGTTTGATGGCAAGATGTCCTATTCCGACTATCTTGGCCTTGGCGATATTCTTGGCGCGCAGCATCCGCGCACCGACAGCCATGATGAAATGCTGTTCATCATCCAGCACCAAACCAGCGAGCTGTGGATGCGGCTGGCCATTCACGAGCTTACCGCCGCGCGCCACGCCTTGCGCGCAGACGAGGTGCAGCCCGCCTTCAAAATGCTGTCGCGCGTGGCGCGGATATTCGAACAGTTGAACAACGCCTGGGACGTGCTGCGCACCATGACCCCCAGCGAATACACCGATTTTCGCGACAAACTTGGCCAAAGCTCGGGCTTCCAGTCGTATCAATACCGGCTGATCGAGTTCATGCTCGGCAACCGCAACCACGCCATGCTGCGCCCCCATGCGCACCGCGCAGACCTGAGCAAGCTGCTGCAAGACGAGCTTGCCAAACCCAGCCTGTATGATGAGGCGATTGCGCTGCTCGCACGGCGGGGTTTTGCGATTCCCGATGAGGTGCTGAACCGCGACATTACCCAGCCCCACAGCCCGCATGATGCGGTTATGGCGGCCTGGGCCGAGGTTTACCGCCACCCCAAAACCCATTGGGCACTGTATGAGCTTGCCGAAAAACTGGTCGATTTCGAGGATTACTTTCGACGCTGGCGGTTTAACCATGTTACCACGGTCGAGCGCGTCATCGGCTTCAAGCGGGGCACCGGCGGGACGGGGGGCGTCAGCTACTTGCGGCGTATGCTGGAGGTAGAACTGTTTGCGGAACTTTGGCATGTAAGGACAATTCTATGA
- a CDS encoding branched-chain amino acid ABC transporter permease, which produces MRRETIVNIIILALLAAVPLAANLFDNPYLITLATRAAVLALAGVGLNLALGYGGLVSFGHAAFFGLGGYAAGIVFSHAFSGQPIPLFGLALAGSQQTWVLWLVAIGVAGLGALVIGALSLRTSGVYFIMITLAFAQMIYYFAISWPAYGGEDGLSTYIRSQFFGINMMVPLNYYLLAAGVLVAAVALSAMLVRSRFGLALQGARQNEARSVSLGIAPYRIRLTAFVISGMITGLAGAMFADLYKFVSPTMMSWSMSGEIMIFVILGGVGRLFGPLAGAMLFVTLEHLLGGVTEYWQFLLGLLLLLVVLFARGGVIGILAGGQRHG; this is translated from the coding sequence ATGCGGCGCGAAACCATTGTGAACATCATTATTCTTGCGCTTCTGGCCGCCGTGCCGCTGGCCGCAAACCTGTTTGACAACCCTTACCTGATCACGTTGGCCACCCGCGCGGCGGTGCTGGCGCTGGCGGGGGTGGGGCTGAACCTGGCACTTGGCTATGGCGGGCTTGTCAGCTTTGGCCATGCGGCGTTTTTCGGGCTTGGCGGCTATGCGGCGGGGATTGTGTTTTCCCATGCCTTCAGCGGCCAGCCGATACCGCTTTTCGGGCTGGCGCTGGCCGGCAGCCAACAAACATGGGTGTTGTGGCTGGTGGCGATTGGGGTCGCGGGCCTTGGTGCGCTGGTGATTGGCGCGCTTAGCCTGCGCACAAGCGGTGTGTATTTCATCATGATCACGCTCGCCTTCGCGCAGATGATCTATTATTTCGCCATTTCATGGCCTGCCTATGGCGGGGAAGATGGGCTTTCGACCTATATCCGCAGCCAGTTCTTTGGCATCAACATGATGGTGCCGCTGAATTATTACCTGCTTGCGGCCGGGGTGCTGGTGGCGGCGGTTGCGCTGTCGGCCATGCTGGTGCGCTCGCGCTTTGGCCTGGCCTTGCAAGGGGCGCGCCAGAACGAGGCGCGCAGCGTCAGCCTTGGCATTGCACCCTATCGCATCCGCCTGACCGCCTTTGTGATTTCCGGCATGATTACCGGGCTGGCCGGGGCCATGTTTGCCGATCTCTACAAATTCGTCAGCCCGACCATGATGTCATGGAGCATGTCGGGTGAGATCATGATATTCGTCATTCTGGGCGGGGTCGGGCGGCTGTTTGGCCCGCTGGCCGGGGCCATGCTGTTTGTCACGCTCGAACATTTGCTGGGCGGCGTTACCGAATACTGGCAATTCTTGCTGGGCCTGTTGCTGCTGCTCGTGGTTCTGTTCGCGCGCGGAGGCGTTATCGGCATTCTGGCCGGGGGGCAGCGGCATGGGTGA